The genome window ACTCGACCGTCTCCGCTTCGACCCGCTCGGTGAGATCGTTCACGTTCCGCTTCATCTCAAAGAGGAAGCGGGACGGGATCGCCTTGTGGACCTTGCCCCACTTCTTGCGGCCGGCACACCGGGTCAGCGTCAGCTGCTCCTGAGCCCGCGTGATCCCAACGTAGCATAGCCGCCGCTCTTCGGCGATATCGGACTCCGCCCCCTCAACCGACCGCTTGTGCGGCAGGATCCCCTCCTCCATCCCGACCATGTAGACCCGCGGGAACTCCAGCCCCTTGGCGCTGTGGAGGGTCATCATCTTGATGGCGTCTTCGTTCGCCTGCTTCTCCTTGTCCGGCTCCTCCTGAATCCCGTCGAGAGCGAGGCTCGAGATGAATTCGTTGAGGTGCGGATCCCCCCCGCGGGCCACGAACTGCGTGAGCTGGCTGACGAGATCGTCGATGACCGTCGCCCGCGCCATCTGCATGTTGGGGTCTTTGTACTGCTTCTCGATCTCCGCCTCGTAGCCGATGTCGTTGATCAGGTCCCGCAGGTGGGCATCCATCTGCCGCGGCCGCTCGTCGAACCGTTGGCGGTAGTCTTCGAGGAGGGTGTGGAACTCCTCGAGCGCCTTCTGCGTCCGGGGGTTCACGTCGCCTTCCGCGACCGCCTCGGGGATCACCTCCCAGAAGCCGCGGCCGCTCTTCACGGCCCGGGTCATGATCTTCTCGACCGTCGCGTCGCCGATCCCGCGGACGGGCGTATTGATGATCCGCAACAGCGACTGCTCGTCCCGCGGCCTGGAGAGGACTTTCAGGTAGGCGAGGAGGTCCTTCGTCTCCTTGCGGTCGAAGAACGACTGGCTTCCGACGAGGACGTACCGCAGGCCCACCCGCCGCAACTCCGCTTCGAACAGGCGCGGCTGCTCGTTCGTCCGGAACAGGATCGCGAAATCCTTCTGCGGGATCTCCTTGTGGTGCGTGTAGAACTTGAGTTCACGGACCACCATCTCCGCTTCAGTCTGCTCGTCCGGGTACTCCATGAACCGCACATCGAGCTTGGCCGGTTTGTTGGCCCGCAGCACCTTCTTGTGCCGGTCCCGGTTGTGGGCGACCAGGTTGTTGGCGAGCTCGAGGATCTTGTCGGTGCAGCGGTAGTTCTCTTCGAGGCGGATGATCTTCGCCCCGGGGAAGTGCCGGCCGAAGCTCAGGATGTGCTTGACCTCGGCCCCGCGGAAGCCGTAGATCGACTGGTCGTCGTCCCCCACCACGAGCAGGTTCTTGTGCTTGCGGACGAGGGCCTCCACGAGCTCGAACTGGATGCCGTTCGTGTCCTGATACTCGTCGATCTGGACGTGGCTGAAGCGGTGCTGGTGACGGTCGAGGACGTCCGGAAACTCCTCGAACAGCTTGCCCGTAAGGAGCAGGATGTCGTCGAAGTCGACCGAGCCGGTGGACCGCAGCCGGTCCTGGTACTTGCGGTAGCCGATCGAGCCGAGGAACTCTTTGTCGTCGCGGGCGGCATCGCCGGCTTTGGCGGGGACGATTCCGGAGGACTTCCAGCGGCCGATGCAGGAGATGAGGTCCCCCGGCTTCATCTGCTTCTCGGTGACGCGGATGTCCCGCATCACCTGCCGGGCGATCGCCTCCTGGTCTCCGCGGTCGAGAATCGCGAACTGCTTCGGGTAGCCGAGGTTCGTGATGTCCTTCCGCAGGATGTCGATACACAGGGCGTGGAACGTCGAGATCCACGGCCGCTTGCGGAGGTTCCCGCCGAGGACGTGGCGGGTCCGCTCCAGCATCTCCTTGGCCGCCTTGTTCGTGAAGGTGACCGAGAGGATGCGGTCCGCCGGAACGCCGGATTCGACGAGCCGCGCGATGCGGTAGGTGATGACCCGCGTCTTGCCGGTTCCCGCTCCCGCCAGGACCAGGACCGGACCTCCGAGGGTCTGGACGGCGTCCCGCTGGGCGGCATTGAGCAGGCTGAGATCGAGCGGCATCAGGAGTTCAGGCGGGACAGAGGGGACGAGCCGGGTCAGGGCCGGAGGGGGCCGGGGCCGGTCGTGGGGGGCCAAGTTTTACGCCGGTCGCTTCGCGTTGAGAAGCGTTCGGTCCCGTATGACGAAAGCCTGTTGCGTTCTCGACCGATGGAGGGACGCCGCGATCCCTCAAGCCCCGTGCGGGCGAGGAGTTGTGGCGGTTCCCCGAGAGCGGGCGGTCACGTCTTGCGCGTCGAGATCGCCGGAGCGAACCGGATTCCGCCATCGAGAATCGAATGCAGGGCATCGGCGACAGCACTGCGGGGAGGGACGTCAAAGCCGACGCTGCGCAGGACCTGGAACTTCTCTTCCCAGAGCTGGTTCTGGAGCACAACAAGATCCTTCTGGATCCGCTCGCAGAACGCCGCCGCTTCCTCGTTTGTCAGGTCGCGCCGTTCGAGCGTCGTCGCCGCGTCGGTCCGGACCCGCGTCAGCTCCGCCATCGTCGTCCCCTGCGAGCGGTACAGCTTGCCATCGACAAACGCCCGCCGCAGGGAACCGTCCGGCTCGAACTGAAAGACCGGCTCATCGCCGAAGTAGAACGACCACGCCCCCGTCGCCCGGCAGCCGACGACGATCGGCTCCGGACAGCCGGCGACCAGGAACTCCGCTCGATGGATCAGCGCGACCGCATCTGCGATCAGGTCTTCACGATCCGCTTCGTGACGGGCCATGGTTCTCGTTCACTCGGGCAGGGGTTTGTCCTTCGTCTCGGGCGCGAAAGGAAGGACCAGCAGGCCAATGACGAACACCGAGCACATGAGCATCGCCGCCGGACGCATCGGCTCCGGAGAACTGGCAAAGACATCACTCCGCAACCGCCCGAGAAGAGTTGGTCCCACGGCCGCGACGACACGCCCGACATTGTAGCAGAACGACGTTCCGGTGCTGCGCAGCCGGGTGGGAAAGAGCTCCGGGAAGTAGATCGCGTACCCGCCAAAGAGCGCCAGCTGGCAGAAACCCATCAGGGGGAGCATCCAGAAAATGTCGCTCGTACTGCGGAGGCTCGAGAAGACGAGAAGCGTGCTTCCGAGCGCCGCGAGAAAGGCGATGGCGAACGCCGGACGGCGGCCCAGCCGCTGGGTCAGAAGGGCGAAGCCGTAGATCCCGAAGAACGCCCCGAGGTTGACCATCACGGAGGCGATCCCCTTCCAGCGGGTGATCTGGCCGTTGACGACCTGGATCTGCTCCTGCGTCATGTCCGGCTTGATCATCTCCTTGC of Planctomyces sp. SH-PL14 contains these proteins:
- a CDS encoding ATP-dependent helicase is translated as MPLDLSLLNAAQRDAVQTLGGPVLVLAGAGTGKTRVITYRIARLVESGVPADRILSVTFTNKAAKEMLERTRHVLGGNLRKRPWISTFHALCIDILRKDITNLGYPKQFAILDRGDQEAIARQVMRDIRVTEKQMKPGDLISCIGRWKSSGIVPAKAGDAARDDKEFLGSIGYRKYQDRLRSTGSVDFDDILLLTGKLFEEFPDVLDRHQHRFSHVQIDEYQDTNGIQFELVEALVRKHKNLLVVGDDDQSIYGFRGAEVKHILSFGRHFPGAKIIRLEENYRCTDKILELANNLVAHNRDRHKKVLRANKPAKLDVRFMEYPDEQTEAEMVVRELKFYTHHKEIPQKDFAILFRTNEQPRLFEAELRRVGLRYVLVGSQSFFDRKETKDLLAYLKVLSRPRDEQSLLRIINTPVRGIGDATVEKIMTRAVKSGRGFWEVIPEAVAEGDVNPRTQKALEEFHTLLEDYRQRFDERPRQMDAHLRDLINDIGYEAEIEKQYKDPNMQMARATVIDDLVSQLTQFVARGGDPHLNEFISSLALDGIQEEPDKEKQANEDAIKMMTLHSAKGLEFPRVYMVGMEEGILPHKRSVEGAESDIAEERRLCYVGITRAQEQLTLTRCAGRKKWGKVHKAIPSRFLFEMKRNVNDLTERVEAETVEY